A genomic segment from Petrotoga mexicana DSM 14811 encodes:
- the infC gene encoding translation initiation factor IF-3: MYISDKVAKNNEIRARKVLLIDQDGNKLGEMSTKEALKLAQQSGVDLVLVAPQAKPPVARMMDYGKYIYEKEKKEKLAKKKQKKQVVKEMKFRLRIDEHDFNTKLKKIREFLEDGHKVRVVIMFLGRDILFKEKGKEILDKVVSKTSDIAKVSRGAKLLGKDMDIILEPINEDKK, translated from the coding sequence TTGTATATAAGCGATAAAGTCGCTAAAAATAACGAAATCAGAGCCAGAAAAGTACTGTTAATAGATCAAGATGGAAACAAACTCGGAGAGATGTCAACAAAAGAAGCGTTAAAATTAGCTCAACAATCGGGAGTAGATCTAGTCTTAGTAGCCCCTCAAGCCAAACCTCCCGTTGCTAGAATGATGGATTATGGTAAATATATCTACGAGAAAGAGAAGAAGGAAAAATTAGCGAAGAAAAAACAAAAAAAACAAGTTGTTAAAGAGATGAAATTCAGACTCAGAATCGATGAACATGATTTCAACACCAAATTGAAAAAGATAAGGGAATTTTTAGAAGACGGTCATAAAGTAAGAGTAGTAATTATGTTTTTAGGTAGAGATATACTTTTCAAAGAGAAAGGTAAGGAAATACTTGACAAAGTGGTATCTAAGACATCCGATATAGCAAAGGTTTCCCGAGGGGCGAAATTATTGGGTAAAGATATGGATATTATCTTAGAACCAATCAATGAGGACAAAAAATAA
- a CDS encoding large ribosomal subunit protein bL35: MPKLKTKGSAKKRFKVTKTGKILRHRNNVGHNTGFKKSSHMRRLKREVEVPKEIVDKVKKSLGLK; encoded by the coding sequence ATGCCTAAATTAAAAACAAAAGGTTCAGCAAAAAAAAGGTTTAAAGTCACTAAAACTGGAAAAATTCTCCGACATAGAAACAACGTGGGGCATAATACAGGCTTCAAGAAAAGCAGTCATATGAGAAGACTTAAAAGAGAGGTTGAAGTACCTAAGGAAATTGTGGATAAAGTTAAGAAATCACTTGGATTAAAATGA
- the rplT gene encoding 50S ribosomal protein L20 produces the protein MRIKRSVASRKKRKKYLKAAKGYTGALSRRYSLAKQQYYKSGKYSYTGRKNKKRDYRKLWITRINAAARSQGLKYNELIHGLKLANVDINRKMLSELAVNDPDGFNEYVNIAKQSLAESVQ, from the coding sequence ATGAGAATTAAACGATCCGTTGCTTCTCGCAAAAAAAGAAAAAAATATTTGAAAGCAGCCAAAGGATACACAGGAGCGTTGAGTAGACGTTATTCATTGGCAAAACAACAGTATTATAAATCCGGGAAATATTCTTATACAGGTAGAAAAAACAAAAAAAGAGATTACAGAAAACTCTGGATAACACGAATCAATGCTGCTGCAAGATCACAAGGATTGAAGTATAACGAGTTAATTCATGGTTTGAAATTGGCCAACGTCGACATAAATAGAAAAATGCTTTCCGAACTTGCTGTAAACGATCCAGATGGATTCAATGAATACGTGAATATTGCTAAACAATCTCTAGCTGAAAGCGTACAATAA